Genomic segment of Bacteroides stercoris ATCC 43183:
GCTTTGCCCGGATGCTTTTGTGCGGAATATATTTGGGACGCACAAACTTGCTTTCGGGGTTGGCTGCCTGCTGCCACACATCGTCGGGCGATGCCTGCTTCACCTGGTGATACATCAGATTCAAGGGAGAGATTTTCAGCCAGTCGGCATCAAAACCCGATTCATTGCAGGTCCGTTCTTGCGAATCGAGTATCTCTACAACGGCCGTACCGTTTGCGGCGTGCATGCGCATGGGACGAAAATCGGGGTGCGCGTCCATGGTCAGGTTACTGCCGTAGTCTATGAGGAAATCGCCTACGGAAGAGTCTACATTCGTATCTACCTTGATATCGTCAACGCCACGCACTGTAATGTTAAAGGTGTAGTGATGGCCGCGACGAATGTTGTAATCGCTGTGGTTGTCTTCGCCCAAGTAGATATATGCCTTTACCCGCTTCACTTCGACATCGGTTGTGTGCATGGCAGTAATGACAACGGCGGTGGCGCGCCCGGGTTTGAACCATGCCTTGCCACGTGAGTCGGTATCGTCTTGCTTCATGCCCGGATATTGCTTGCCGGGGTCACCGGGCAATGCTTTGGCTATACGTCCGCCCCGGCGGTTCTCAAAGAGATAGAGTGTTTGGGAAACGGTCTTTGCCTGTTTGTCTTCCGTTTCGAAGGGGTAGTCTACGGCACTTGTCAGCCAGTATTCATCTTTGTCGTCGGCAGTGGTATCCGGGTTGGGATTAATGTCGGTATTGCCCTCAAAGAGGTAGCTGCGCACCGGAACATCCTGCACATCCCAGCCGATGATGGTTACTTCCTGCCCCGCGGGAGTTGCGTCGGTGACGGTGAGCGTGAGCTTTGCCGCCAGGTATTGAAGCTGTACGGGGGTTGTGATGGTATGGGTGCCCGGCTGCACGTCTACATGTTCCCGGATTGCCGTCATTACAAGAGGCTCGGTGGAGTTCAGACCGAAGTCCAAACCGGACGCCGTTACCATGAATTCACGGAGAGCGTCGTAAGAGGTAACGGCAGCCAGCCTACTGTCCATATCGTCCTTACTGTTTGCCACAAAGCAGAATGTATGGTTACTGCCCGACCACGTGTCTATCTGAAGAGACGAGAGCGATGGGCCATCGGGCTGTGCCGTGTATTTGCGGTTGGTCACGACCTCGCCGCTACCGTTGAATATCAGTACACGCAGGTTGTCCAGCCGATTCTCCACATCGGAAGGAACGGTGCGGGTGTCGGAACCGGAACCGAGTGCACCGCGTGTATTGCCTGTACTGCCGCCTGCACTGACAGCACCGGTCATATCGGGCAACAGCATTCTCAGGCTAACACACGCAGCGATGCCTTCTTCCACACGTGTGGTATCGAACTCATCGCGCATGCACCCGGACAGGAGCAGTGCACCGAAAAAATACAGGATTATTATCTTTTTCATATTGACTATTGTTTTCGTTTCTAATTATCAAGACATTACAGGTCTAAGGTGTGAAATAAACACTTTCAGTCGAGGTCGCGGATACAGCGATAAAAGGATAGAGTATATTTCGCGGTCGAACTCAATACATGGTCATAACCTTTTGCCCTCGTTTCCACTTTAGCACGATATGCTTGAGTTCCTACATTTCCAGTTTGATTCCTCAATTCTGTAGCAGACCAAAATTCACCTGCTTTAAAAAGTCCAAGCTGTTCCAGCTCCGGAGACAGTACACCTATTAACTGCAACTCCCTTTGGGTAGGAAGACGCCAACCGCCACCTGTATCCGTCTTATTTGCGCATGCAAGTATAGCATCGCTCCACGAAAGCTTGTCCGTGGATGCCTGCCCGACTTCAAACTTATAATATACCAAGCTATTACTTGCCACAGACGCTATATCATCGGCTGTGTTCGACCCTTTCAAATCGGATGTAGCGGTAGTAGTCCGTGCTTTTTTAGTTGTCACATGCGGTATTGCCGAAGAGTCTATAAAAACTTTCCCATTTTCACTCGCTATCTTCTGAGCATGACCGGTCGTTGCCGCCAGGCAGACAAATAATCCGAATAATATTTTCACTGACTTTCTCATCCCTATCGTAACTCCAATTCAATATAATTATTACACTATTTAGTTATGGTTTTCTCTAATTCTCTGAAACAGCGAACAAAAGCCTGACTATATTTATTATGATAAGCTATAACAGGTTCATCGTATGCAGTCATATAAACAGAACGAATCTGTGCAGTAGCATTATTAGACTCTGAAGAAGAGAGGTTAGCATTCCTATCCCCCATTGCTCCGGCAATGCCCCACATTATTAATTCATGTGCTGAAGGCAGATACCAATAGGTTTCAGAATCATCAATGATACCGTCTCCATTCAGGTCGCGATTCTTCTCGTGACAATACCGTGCAGCAGAGGTTCTATAAATCGGATGATAAATCTCCTTTTCTTCCGGATCAGGATAATAGTAAGGCGCTCCGCTATTGCTTCCCGTATAGGGTGGAATCGGATCTTTTGTATTAACATTCGACCCTTGGTCGGTATTGCTATTACCATACATCTCGCGATAAGAGTCTGTCCTCTTCCCGAATTCCGTCGGCTCATTACCATTACGGACTACATCATTATAAACGGCGTTTGCTGTCATATATTTACCATTACGGAAAAAATCCGGCTTGTTATACAAACGGGTCCTGGAGAATCCCCACCTCACCCCGCCTGTCCACTGTACACTGGATGGAATGCCCGGATTCATCATTATTCTATATTCTTGAAATCTCTCGATTACTGTTTTCCGCTTTACATTGCTCGGCGTCCCGTCTTCATTTAAAATATACAGTCCGGCATCCGGATGGCTGTCGTCCAGATAAAAAGAGATATATCCCCTTTGAGTAATATCAAAAATCATGACTCCCAACTTATCCGGAGCATCTCCGTCTTTATGATATGTGAAGCGTACCCGTGCATTACGGGTTCCGTCTCTTACAGGGAAGTCGTCAGCATAGACGTACAAGGTTTGCGGTGTAACCGTAACCTCGGTAAACGGTATGTCGGTAATCTTGTAACACATGCGGTGGGTGGCATCGGCAAAGGTCATTTCATCATCGTTATCCTTTCCAGCAGGGATGGCATTCCATCCGCCTTTACTTGCCAGCTTAGCTCTGACACTCTTGTGCGGAATATACTTAGGACGCACAAATTTGCTGTCGGGGTCTGCGTCCTGCTGCCATATATTGCCGGGTTGCTTCACTTGATGATACATCAAATTCAATGGAGAGATTTTGAGCCAGGTAGCGTCAAATCCCGACGGGTCGTCGTAAGTCCTGCCCTGCGAATCCAGGATTTCCATGGTTGCCGTTCCTTTGGGAGCCTGAATACGCATAGGGCGGAAATCCGGATGGGCATCCATTGTCAGATTATCACCATGATCCACCAAAAAATCGCCCACAAGAAAATCTACATTCGAATCTATCTTAATCTCATTGAGACCGTTCACCGTTACAGTAAAGGTATAATGATGCCCACGCCGAATATTGTAATCGCTGTGGTTGTCCTGACCTAAATAGATAAATGCCTTTATCTGTCTTGTTGCCAAATCTGCCTTGTGCATGGCTGTAACAACAATGGCAGTGGCACGCTTGGGTTTATACCACGCCTTGCCGCGGGAGTCTTTATCATTTAGCCCCATATTACTGTATTGTTCATCCGGATCGGCTGGCAGTGCTCTGGCTATACGCCCACCACGGCGGTTTTCAAAGACATAGAGCGTTTGGGTAGCAGTTCCTGCCTGCTTGTCTTCCTCCTCAAAAGGATAGTCCACTCCGGTTGTCAGCCAGTATTCGTCCTTATCGGCACCTGCTGTTTCCGGATTGGGATTGGCGTCTTTACTATCGTCGGGGAAAAGGTAGCTGCGTGTGGGAGCATCCTGCACATCCCAACCGATAATGGTTACTTCCTGAGTGTCGGGGGTATTGTCGACAAGAGTCAGTGTGACTTTTGCCGCCAGGAATTGAAGCTGTACGGGGTTGCTGATAGAGTTTGCTCCCTCTTGCACATTTACATTCTCCATAATTGCCGTCATTATGAGTGGAACATCGGTACTCTGACCAAGATTTAATTCGGTAGCCGTCACCAAAAGTCCTTTGAGGGCATTGTAAGAGGTAAGCGCCATTAACTGACTGTCCATACCGTCCTTGACGTTGGCTACAAAGCAGAGCGTATGGCCCTTACCGGAACGGGTGTCTATCAGCAAAGATGAAAGCGAAGCACCGGTTTGTGCCGTGTATCTATGTCTGGTCACTATTTTGCCCCCACCGTCGAATACCAGTACGAACAGGTTGTCCAGACGTTTTTCCACATCGGCAGATACTGCACGTGTGTCGGTGCCACCACCCATAACGGGCAATGTTATCTTCAGACTGATACGCGCCGCTGCGCCTTCCACCACACGCGTGGTATCGAACTCATCGCGTACACAACCCGAAACAAGTAATGCTCCAAGCAGATACAGTATTGCTATCTTTCTCATCTAAATCGACTTTTATTTTTAATTTTATCAGGTATTAAAATTCTTTCCATATCTCCAGCTTGCCCCAGTCGGTGACTTTGACGTCTACGCTTACAACTCCCCGGAAGTCTACCAGCACATTGAGCAGCCTGCCTTCCGCCACACGCAGGGGGTTACCGTTACTGTCGGCAATTACGGTGGTTTTCAGCACGTCGCGGTGGTAGATGTCTATCTTGATGTCCGCTTCGGTGGGGAATATATTGAAAGCAGAGGATACGAATTCGCCGTTGTCATTGAATGCCGCCTGGGGGCGGTAGTTTACTTCCGTGCCGTTGGGCTTGCCGTAGAAGTCGAGCTTGTCGGTGGTTTTGCGCACGATGTAGTGGTACTCGCCTTCGGTGCTGCCTACGTACTCTCTGAGGTAGCGTGCCGTAATGGCTACCCCGGAGACTTTGCGGCGCAGGGGGAGTTCCTTGGCAGAAGCGTCGGCATCGGGGGTTATATCTATAGTGCCGTAGAACAGGTCGTCGGGCGAGCCTGCCACGGGTAAGGTTGTCCGGGTTTGGATGAGCGACACGAATGCCGTCTCTAAGTGGTCGCCCTCTTTCAATGCGGGCATCGACTGGGCGCCTTGTTTGCCATTGCCCCACGCCACCAGCTTCAGGTTGTCGTGTCCGGGATAGTCCAGGAATACGATTTCCGACAGGAGAATGTTGCGGGTATCGAGCAATGCCTTATCGGCATCGAATATATAGAGTGTGATGTCTTTTATCGTTTCACTGCCGAGACTTCCACCGTCGGCATCAAAAGCCTTTACCTGCAAGGAAAATCCGGAAGTGCGGGGAGCAGGACAATCGCTAAGGTCGTCCTTGATGCAACTTGCAGACACAAATGCCATAAAGAACAAGATAGGCAGTATGTGCAGGCAATAATGGAATTTGTTATTCTGCATGGATTGTTTTTAGTTGATGGTTAGTATTGTTTTTAGTTATTGAATTTTATCAATGGCATGAGTGAAAAGAAAGGCGGGCACGGGAAACATACCCGCCTTTCGGTGCAGCTTTAAAGAATAAGATGAACGTCTGCAATCATATTAATTAAAATCCTTGCTTACGGTCTTGGCAAGCCATGTTGCTGCCGTAACAGTAACTGTTATTTGTGATTTAACCAACGGCTGCTCCGGATTGGTAGTACCACCGCCACCACCGGCACTTACATCACCGTTCAGGGTAAGGGTTACCGTGTATGCATTACCCGGTTCGATAGTGTTTCCGGCATCGGCTACGGTGAACTGAATCGGGTAGTAAATGGTTTCATCAGCGCCACCTACCGTTCTTTTAGACTGAATGGCAAGAATTGTCGGTTTGGACGTACCGTCGTTACCAAAGGTGTAGAAGTGATTGAATACATCTCCATTAGCGTTAGCTGTGAAAGCTGCGCCTACCGCATCTTTCAAAACTGCGGACTCCGTGGCAGCACCAGTTTGAAAATCCGGATAAGAGACATCGCCCGAATAGAAAGCAGTTTGAGCTGCCTTGTCAGCAGTTGTTCCAAAGAATTTTCCGCTTTTACCTGCATACAGCAATACAACGTTTTCGTCTGTAATCTCAATAGTGCCACCGGTGAGATTGGTACGGTTGTCCTTAACGATAAGTTCAATCTTGGCTGCAACGAAACCTAATTGTACAGTGACCGAACCGTCTGTACCGGAGAAAGTGATATCATCTGTACCGGACATCCAGAGGTTATTTTTCGTTTGGGTAGCCGCGTTACCGGATATCAAATCACCGGTAGCAGCCTTAAGGTCAGCTTCCGTTGTTACATTAGCAAAAGGACCGTTGGCAAGTACACCGGTATTGGCTATTACATAAGCCGTCTTAGCAGCAGTTGTACCGTTGGTTATCGTAGCCGCCGCATTGGAAGAACTGTAATACGCCGGACAGTCCAAAGCACCGCCGTCACGGAAAATGAATACGATGTAGTCGTTAATTACAACATCGGTTGTAGTACCGGCGCTACCTGCCGCTCTCGACTGCGCAACGTTATTACCTGCTCCCTCTACCTTGATAGTAAGAGTAGCCTTTTCGCCCGGAGCATTGCTGCCCAAATCGGCAATCTCCTCGTTGGAGCATGAAAACATAGTGAAGGCTGCAAGAGCCACTGCTAATAAATTAATCTTCTTCATTGTTGTTTTAAATAAATAGTTAATAAAATGATATTTAATCGTTTAGTTATAATTTGTGCTGTTTATTGGAATTGCTTTAGATTGCTCTCCGCCTCGGACACACCGGCGGCAGCAGCTTTTTGGAACAAGGCACGCGCTTTTTCGGTGTCGCCCGTCAGCATATAGCACACTCCACGAAGATTGTCCGCCTTGGGATGCGTATTTCCTTGAAGGACATGCAAGGCTTCGGAGTAGCGTTTCCCGTTGAGCAGGTCGATAGCGGTGTTCAGTCCTACAAGTTCGGGGTCGGGCTGTGCCTCAAAGAATACTTTGATATAACCCGCATTACGAAGTTTCGGGAAGAAATGCCGTTTCATATAGTTGTAGGGCCTGCCCTGATTCAACCTCATAAGCAGGCTCAGGCGGCCTACCTTCTTAGCTGCATCCCACACAGGAGTGGTATCTATGATATCCAATATCTGCTGCTTCTCGGGCATTTCGCTGTCTGCAACCAACCTGCGCAGGAAATCCCATGCCACACTGTGATTGCTCACTTCAAAGAAAGAAGCCGAAAGTAAAGTGCGGTTCGTAATGTAATCCGCCAATGCCTGCGCACGCTTACCTGCAATGCGATTGTTCAGGTCTAACGGACCGTCGGGCGAAGCCGAACCTACTACGAGTATCTTGGCTATGCGGGAATTGTCCGATTCGGCAATCTTATTCAGAACAGACAACAAATGATCCAACCTGCTGAGATTGTTTTCGTAATCGGGCTGTATAGCCCATTTGCCCACCGGGAAATAGACAATGAGCGTGGCCTCATCCTTGTAGCGGGCAATATCTTCTTTACTGCCTATACTACCTGTCCACGGCGCGAGGAAACCGTTTTCCTGCGCCAGCTTGTCGGCAACCGTTTCCGTCACGAGTTTCGCCTCGGGTATCACCGGCACAAACAGCTCGGCAGGAGTGGCAAGCGCCACATCTTCTGCCAAGAGCACGGGCGGCAGCATTTCTTCGCTGCAACACCCTTTGCTCTTTGCATCCAAACGCAGGGAAGCGCCATTCATCCATTCCCCGTAGGGAAGGACGAAGGTATAGGCAACCGCTTCTCCCGCCTTGTGGTATGCAGAGGCAGACTTCCACTTTTCTTCCACTCTTTTTTCTCTCCACTCAACAATCTGTGCCGTGCGGCTGCCGTACTCCAATGGCGGAAGCACAGCCTGCTGCCCGTCTTTCCCGTACAATAACGGGGTTACTCTCAAAATGTAATCCTTAGCCAATCTTTCTACCTTCAGCCTGAAGGATACGTGCACGCTGTCGCCGCTGCGGCTGATGTTCACATCATCTGCCTGCAACCGTGCCCGTTCCTTAGCCGATAAACCGACTGCCTGCATCAGCAGCAGTCCACATAATAGCACACAATATTTCATAATCTTCGCTTCTTGGTTCGTTACTTTATTATATAGATAAGGGAGATGCCTGCCTTGGTGGGACCCAAGTAGTTCTTGCTGCCGCTGCCCAGCTTGTCGCCGCAGGTCTTGCACTCGAAGCGGTCGTATCCGAAATGAATGTACCCCACTCCTAACGTGGCTTCCAGATTCCAGCGCTTGCCCAGCACCCAGTTGTATCCGTAGCCTATTCCGACTCCCGCCATCCAACCCTGGTAGCGCTTGCTGCCCAACCCGGATGATGAAGGGGTGATGCCGAAAGGAAGCATACCGCCGTAGTTGAACTCCCCGCCCAGCAGGTGTGCTCCGAAGAAGTGACCGGAGAAACCGCTGCACAGCCAATAGCGCGCTTCGGGCTGGAGCATCCAAAGCTTCATCTTCTTATTGTCCGAGAAGCTCCACGGGTTGTAGTTGGCAGACATTTCGAGCGTCCAACGGGGAGCTACCTCATACTCTACTCCGAGATTAATGGTAGAGGTGATGTCGTACAGCAAATTACTTTTCACTGCAAGACGCTGCGCCGAAGCCGTTCCGGATAGAAGCGAAACAAGTAGGGTAATCATGAAAATCGTAAAATTCTTTCGCATATTCTCTTTCGTTTTATTCGTAATCTTTTACCTGTTTATAGAGGTTAATTTTCCTTTTGCTGCTTTTAGAAATTTCATCTGTTTACATAACACAGATTATTAATTTGCATTTTATTAATAATCAAGTAATTAAAAAGGGAAAACCGTTTCAATGCTATCCGGCATGAACGATTTTCCTGAAACAAAAAGAAAAACGAGGATGTATCGGGACTTCGGTCTGATACCATTCTGTCCTTAAAATACACGCAGTAATGAAGAGTTTCCCCTTTAAACACCAACAAAAGAAACTCAACATGCCGTTGTAAATGACAAAATGACAATCAAGCCTTTGCTTCGATACATCCGTTTTTCTGAAACAAATAATGAAACATGGCGATAAAACAACGAAATTATTAACTTTAAATCGAGTACATAAAATGAAGCTGAACTACATTAAAGAACACACCTCATGCGTGAACTACAAGACCGAGGAAGACGCCGGTTTCGCACTGAAAGAAGCTGCTTCGGGAGAACATTTCGACAACCGGCAACAAAAGATTAAGGCCAACCACCTGATATTTATTTTGTCAGGCGAAGTCAGCATCACCAAAGACAGCAAGGAAGAAACAAGAGTCCGTGCGGGCGAATTCATCTTCATTCCCCTTTCATCCCATTACACGGGCACGGTTATCCAGCCGGGCACATACATCAGTCTGTCATTCTTTCACGATGCAATCTCATTGTGCGACAAGCACATGCTTAGCAGCTATTTAGATGAAGTCCAGAACACACCCCTATGCTTCGAACCGCTTTCCGTGCGTGCCCCTTTGGACACGTTCCTGCATCTGCTGGAGTCCTATCTCCAGGCGGGCGTCAACTGCAAGCACCTGCACGAACTCAAAGAGCGCGAGTTGTTCATCATCTTCCGCACAGCCTACACAAAGAGCGAAATAATCCAACTCCTCTACCCTATAATGGGAATTGAGATAGACTTCAAGGCAGCCGTTCTCAAACACAAAGACCGGGTGCGCAGCAAACAAGAGCTGGCAGAATTGTTGGGCATGAGCGGTTCCGAGCTTCACCGCAAGTTCACGCAAGAGTTTGGAGAAACCGTTCAATCCTGGCTTCAGAAACAAAAAAACAAGGAAATACTATCCCGACTCAATTACGATTTCATCTCTATAAAAGAGGTGGCATACGAGTTGGGCTTCACCTCCGCAGCCGGTTTCAACAAGTATTGCAAGAACAATTTCGGCTGCTCACCCAGCGAATTAAGGCAGGAAATTAAAAAAAGCAGCAAAAATAAACACTGATATTCAGCGTTTTGTAATTTTGGATAACAGATTGGTTAATTTGGATAACTGATTGATGGATTTGGATAACGCAATATCCAAAAATATCCTTTACCTTTGCAACATCAAAGAACAGGGACAAAGTATATATAGCGAAAGCAAGTAGAAAAGTTCGGTTTATTTGAGTCGTTTCTTAGGTTTTATCTGTGTTATGTAGACAGATGAATTTTTCACCTGCATTTTTAATACAATCCGATACGGCATCCGCCACGTTTTCATTGACCTTGTTCAGGGTATCGACCGCAAAGGAATTCAGGTAGATTTGGGTTGTCTTTTCGGACGTATGTCCCAGTCCCTCACTGATTAAGGATATCGGGATACCTTCATTCTTGGCTATGGTGGCCCACGAGTGCCGCGCCACATAAGTGGTGAGCGGAATGCCTATGTTGAGCAATGTGCCCAAGCGTTTGAGGTAACGGTTGACCGTGCCCAAAGAGTAGCGGTATTGCGTGTAGGCATCTCGCGGTGACTGCCCGTGGATATAAGGAAAAATGTACGGGCCGGATGTCCTGTATTTTTCAATAATCTCCTTCATGGCGGGCAGCAGTCCTATCTGCAACCGTTGCCCGGTTTTGCTGCGGGTGTAGAATATCGTATCGCGCACAATGCCATCGTGCTTGAGGCGGATTACATCGACGAAGGACATGCCCCGGCAGTAGAAACTGAACATGAACAGGTCGCGCGCCGCTTCCAACTGGGGATACCGCCGCAGGTCGGCCGAAGCGATGAGCGCTATCTCTTCCTTGCTCAACGCCCGTTTCACCGTTTCCTGCCTGCGCACGTTCAGCCCGGCAAAGGGATTTTCGCCACATACCCTGATGCCTTGCTTGCGTGCCTTATTGTACACCGCCCGGAAATTGCTGAGGTACATGTGGATGCTGTTCTCCGAAATGCCGCGCATGCGCAGGTAGTGTATATAGTCCGTGACGAACACATAATCGATGTCTTTGAAGTTGATTTTCCTCAAACTGCAAAAACGCAACAGCGAGTACAGCCCGCTTGTGTAGGAAGCGGCAGTGCTTTGCTTCCCCTCTTCGAGCAGGGTATCGATGTATTGCAGGATGAATTTATCCACACTCTGGTCGTACTGCTCCTTCCGGTGTTTCAGCATGAGGCGCTCCAGCGTAAAGCCGGGATCGGTTCTCTCCAGCAGACGGTAGTTCCTGACAAGGTCTTCTTTCTCGTTCCTGATAAGACGGTTGACGAGGCTCACTTCCCTACGGGTGAGGATACCCTCGGACGAATAAACCACCCGGTCGGCATCCCGCCGGTAATTCGACTCGTGGACCCGCCACCCCAAAGAGTATTCTTTCTTCTTACGGCAGTACAGCACGCGAATCGCAAGGGAGTAAACTCCCGCCGCGCTCGCTTTACAAGGATGTATGACAACACGAATACTCAACTTTTTCTTCTTGTTTTGTAAGTTCATTTACCAATTAAGCATTACTGCCTGCGTAAAAGTACACATTTTGCACCTAAACACAGAACTTGTTACTAAAATAATGAATAAAAAAATTGTTTTAGCAACAAATGAGAGGGGGGATTGTTTTAAATGCCAAGGAAGTATACAGCTTATTATTTTATTAAAGGACCCGATCTCTTTATTCTTATGATAAAAAACATGTTTGGAAAAGAAAATATCCGATAAACCCTTCTGCTAAAAAATATTCCCTATCTTTGCGACACTAAAAATGTGTTAAACATGGCGAATGCAGCTTTCAAATATCAGTCGGAAATAGATGTCTTAATCAATGAAGGAGCCAAACTTCCGCCTTTATCCGAACCCCAAAACAAAGATGCCTACAGATACGTTTTTAGAGAGATAAATCCCAATAACCACAAACCGGTATATATACAAAACCCGCAACGGATAATTTCAGATACGGACAAGAAAAGAATAAATACGTCAGGATATGCATTATCCTGTTTTGAACAAAAGGATAAAGCCATTCAAAAGTACAATGCACTAAAAGCCAATATGAGGAATATAGCCCGCACTATGGGAGATGCTTTATGCAACGGAACGCTAAACAAAGAAGACGGTTTAATTACGCAAGCCAATAATGAAAGCCATTTTGACTTATACGAATATTGCGAATGTGATTTATCCGATAAATTTAAGATTATAAAAATACTAATATGAAGACAATAAACGGTTTCAGTATCAATTTTGATTTCAGTAAACTTATTAAAGTTGCTGACTTGATTTACTATGATGGGCCTTTATTGTCTCATTACGTAAGCAACAAGGGAGAAAACTACTTATTCTACTGGGTGGATGTAGATAATGAATATAACAGGTGGGTCGTTATCAGAACCGATATTTTTTCAATACAACAGTATTTAGAAAAGAAAAGTACGCTACATTCCATAATAACACAACCTAATGACGGATTTGTATACACCGTAGATATTGATGATAAGATACATTATCATAACATTAAACTTGTGCCGATTGCCAACTTGCCAGAAGAATACACTCCAACGGAAAATTCTTACTATGCCTTTGAAATCGAAGACAATATTGATTTAGCTGCTATTTCCCAGAAATACTCTTCCGGAATATTAGAAATACATATCAGCGGGAAAGATGTGAAATACGGCAGCATCCCCTTGAACAAGTTTGCTCCGATAATACCCAAAATAGAGGATATCAGAAAGTCGATGTCGTCCAAGTTTATTAAAAGAGTAAAACACTCAAATACCTATTTAGAGAGAAATGCCAAGCAAAATATAGACAGAGAATTACGTTTAGATACACAATATGAATATATGTACTCGCTTGCCGGCTCTATCAGAATCATATTGAAACCGATTAATCAGCAAACATCTTTCAGTACGACATATTCTGATGATTTCGCACAAGATTTAATACAATTATTCAAAGCAGGATATGATAAGAAGAGCATCCTGGACTTTTCCGGATTATACGACAAAAATATTCTGAAAAAGTACAATGACTTTGTTTCTTTCTTAAACGAAGAAAGTCTGGCAGTAGGAATCAAATGGTACAATGCCAACTCTAAGACTTCATACAAACAGGATATCAGCACCCATGATACAAAAAAAATATTAGCTAACCTATCCGATTTTGAATTTGATAATAAGGAAGAAATCAGACTGTGCGGCAGATTCTATTCAATCAATATCAGAACAGGAAACTATGCCTTTGAATCGGCCGAAGGAGATGATTTTAAATCTATCGGTTTTTTGGATGAAACAAGGCGACAAATGGCTTATAATATTGCATTTAATAAAACGTATCAGGTCGTTATAGAAAGAAAGACAATAGAACCTATCGGGGG
This window contains:
- a CDS encoding OmpA family protein encodes the protein MKYCVLLCGLLLMQAVGLSAKERARLQADDVNISRSGDSVHVSFRLKVERLAKDYILRVTPLLYGKDGQQAVLPPLEYGSRTAQIVEWREKRVEEKWKSASAYHKAGEAVAYTFVLPYGEWMNGASLRLDAKSKGCCSEEMLPPVLLAEDVALATPAELFVPVIPEAKLVTETVADKLAQENGFLAPWTGSIGSKEDIARYKDEATLIVYFPVGKWAIQPDYENNLSRLDHLLSVLNKIAESDNSRIAKILVVGSASPDGPLDLNNRIAGKRAQALADYITNRTLLSASFFEVSNHSVAWDFLRRLVADSEMPEKQQILDIIDTTPVWDAAKKVGRLSLLMRLNQGRPYNYMKRHFFPKLRNAGYIKVFFEAQPDPELVGLNTAIDLLNGKRYSEALHVLQGNTHPKADNLRGVCYMLTGDTEKARALFQKAAAAGVSEAESNLKQFQ
- a CDS encoding DUF6575 domain-containing protein; protein product: MKTINGFSINFDFSKLIKVADLIYYDGPLLSHYVSNKGENYLFYWVDVDNEYNRWVVIRTDIFSIQQYLEKKSTLHSIITQPNDGFVYTVDIDDKIHYHNIKLVPIANLPEEYTPTENSYYAFEIEDNIDLAAISQKYSSGILEIHISGKDVKYGSIPLNKFAPIIPKIEDIRKSMSSKFIKRVKHSNTYLERNAKQNIDRELRLDTQYEYMYSLAGSIRIILKPINQQTSFSTTYSDDFAQDLIQLFKAGYDKKSILDFSGLYDKNILKKYNDFVSFLNEESLAVGIKWYNANSKTSYKQDISTHDTKKILANLSDFEFDNKEEIRLCGRFYSINIRTGNYAFESAEGDDFKSIGFLDETRRQMAYNIAFNKTYQVVIERKTIEPIGGKEKIKDILISFVEAESEKPITKNSLS
- a CDS encoding tyrosine-type recombinase/integrase, with product MNLQNKKKKLSIRVVIHPCKASAAGVYSLAIRVLYCRKKKEYSLGWRVHESNYRRDADRVVYSSEGILTRREVSLVNRLIRNEKEDLVRNYRLLERTDPGFTLERLMLKHRKEQYDQSVDKFILQYIDTLLEEGKQSTAASYTSGLYSLLRFCSLRKINFKDIDYVFVTDYIHYLRMRGISENSIHMYLSNFRAVYNKARKQGIRVCGENPFAGLNVRRQETVKRALSKEEIALIASADLRRYPQLEAARDLFMFSFYCRGMSFVDVIRLKHDGIVRDTIFYTRSKTGQRLQIGLLPAMKEIIEKYRTSGPYIFPYIHGQSPRDAYTQYRYSLGTVNRYLKRLGTLLNIGIPLTTYVARHSWATIAKNEGIPISLISEGLGHTSEKTTQIYLNSFAVDTLNKVNENVADAVSDCIKNAGEKFICLHNTDKT
- a CDS encoding DUF3575 domain-containing protein, translated to MRKNFTIFMITLLVSLLSGTASAQRLAVKSNLLYDITSTINLGVEYEVAPRWTLEMSANYNPWSFSDNKKMKLWMLQPEARYWLCSGFSGHFFGAHLLGGEFNYGGMLPFGITPSSSGLGSKRYQGWMAGVGIGYGYNWVLGKRWNLEATLGVGYIHFGYDRFECKTCGDKLGSGSKNYLGPTKAGISLIYIIK
- a CDS encoding AraC family transcriptional regulator, with translation MKLNYIKEHTSCVNYKTEEDAGFALKEAASGEHFDNRQQKIKANHLIFILSGEVSITKDSKEETRVRAGEFIFIPLSSHYTGTVIQPGTYISLSFFHDAISLCDKHMLSSYLDEVQNTPLCFEPLSVRAPLDTFLHLLESYLQAGVNCKHLHELKERELFIIFRTAYTKSEIIQLLYPIMGIEIDFKAAVLKHKDRVRSKQELAELLGMSGSELHRKFTQEFGETVQSWLQKQKNKEILSRLNYDFISIKEVAYELGFTSAAGFNKYCKNNFGCSPSELRQEIKKSSKNKH